A part of Microthrixaceae bacterium genomic DNA contains:
- a CDS encoding glycosyltransferase family 39 protein: MGEPRRTWQWWTFVVVLVVVVGLGVVARFVTRSPLWMDEALSVNIAGLPAGQIPDALRHDGHPPLYYLLLHGWIRLFGSADHVTRALSGLWSVALLVLMYVAGRRLGGRRVALTSVVLLAVSPFAIRYATEARMYAMVSTLALAAWLFAEASWKRRRPAPLIGLAVCTSLLLWTHYWVIWLVLSACVIVAVIAFSSWRAGGTETKAAALGVMAALTVGAVSFLPWVPTLVFQARHTATPWARASRPAEVISTSASDFGGGVTGEAELLGWLFLVLVAIGAWAYSQRNWELSVDLRRPNSEQHLVLAALVGGTVIIGVGASLVFGTAYSSRYAAVVFPFMVLLAGATCAHLQPRALVVTVLSVMTALGGVGIVRNVTVDRSDARRNAEAIARVASPADIIVYCPDQTAPATAHELGNRWEQVTFPTFASPQFVDWVDYLDRSTSVTPQRFTRDLLERAEGRSIFLVYSVAVHSHREICPAVAEELGRARPAEVIATASQAFEPSGVVRFAPAGQ; encoded by the coding sequence GTGGGTGAACCGCGAAGGACCTGGCAGTGGTGGACGTTTGTCGTCGTTCTGGTCGTGGTCGTGGGTCTCGGTGTAGTTGCGCGCTTCGTCACCCGATCTCCGTTGTGGATGGACGAGGCCCTCTCGGTCAACATCGCCGGTCTTCCGGCGGGGCAGATTCCCGACGCCCTGCGCCACGACGGCCATCCGCCCCTCTACTACCTCCTGCTGCACGGATGGATTCGCCTATTCGGTTCTGCCGACCACGTCACCCGTGCATTGTCCGGCTTGTGGAGCGTGGCGTTGCTTGTCCTCATGTACGTGGCTGGCCGCAGGTTGGGAGGACGGAGGGTCGCCCTTACGTCGGTCGTGTTGCTAGCGGTGTCCCCGTTCGCCATCAGGTATGCGACCGAAGCCCGCATGTACGCCATGGTGTCGACCCTGGCACTGGCGGCATGGTTGTTTGCCGAGGCGTCATGGAAGCGGCGTCGCCCCGCACCGCTCATCGGGTTGGCGGTGTGCACGTCGCTCTTGCTCTGGACCCACTACTGGGTCATATGGCTGGTCCTTTCGGCCTGCGTCATCGTGGCCGTCATCGCCTTCTCCTCGTGGCGCGCCGGCGGTACCGAGACGAAGGCCGCGGCGTTGGGGGTGATGGCGGCACTGACGGTTGGAGCGGTCTCGTTCTTGCCATGGGTGCCAACCCTCGTGTTCCAAGCCCGACACACCGCCACCCCCTGGGCCAGGGCATCTAGGCCCGCCGAGGTGATCTCCACCTCGGCATCTGATTTCGGGGGTGGGGTTACCGGGGAGGCGGAGCTGTTGGGCTGGCTGTTCTTGGTGCTGGTCGCGATCGGAGCTTGGGCGTACAGCCAGCGGAACTGGGAGCTGTCTGTCGACCTCCGTCGACCAAACTCAGAACAGCACCTGGTCCTAGCCGCCTTGGTTGGTGGAACGGTGATCATCGGAGTCGGCGCCTCGCTGGTGTTCGGGACGGCCTACTCGTCCCGTTACGCCGCCGTGGTGTTTCCCTTCATGGTCCTCCTCGCCGGAGCCACCTGTGCCCACCTTCAGCCTCGGGCCTTGGTGGTGACGGTTTTGTCCGTCATGACCGCACTAGGTGGCGTTGGGATAGTCCGAAACGTGACGGTCGATCGATCCGATGCCAGGCGGAACGCAGAAGCGATCGCTCGGGTTGCGAGCCCTGCCGACATCATCGTCTACTGCCCGGACCAGACCGCACCAGCTACGGCCCATGAGTTGGGGAATCGATGGGAGCAGGTGACCTTCCCGACCTTCGCTTCACCACAGTTCGTTGACTGGGTCGATTACCTGGACCGGTCGACGTCGGTCACGCCACAGAGGTTCACACGGGATCTGCTGGAGCGAGCCGAGGGGCGATCGATCTTCTTGGTCTACTCCGTGGCGGTGCATTCCCATCGGGAGATATGCCCTGCCGTGGCCGAAGAGCTAGGTCGGGCCAGGCCCGCCGAGGTGATCGCCACAGCCAGCCAAGCCTTCGAGCCCTCTGGCGTGGTGCGATTCGCTCCGGCAGGTCAATGA
- a CDS encoding acyltransferase has translation MVVVHHVSSAAGATAGMIATPAEVMDSGVAVFFVLSGFLIFRPFAAAIIGGHDRPRVWGFWWRRILRIVPAYWIALSVLWATGNVFLGDMWWRHYLLLQPFDRYTALVGLVAAWSLSTEVCFYLIVPPLAWTAHRIIDARSTPAGPSVPARTLGLMIVLVAVGSLGPIARATAPWWAGENRALSFQWLPTNLDLFAAGMLLAVGSVWAGLRAEVGLRVATFTRKAWPWWSGAALLFVAYAYGVGGVDFAVGYQGWSWQLRQFAFTLCAVLLLIPAVFGDQGDGWLRRLWRWGPVAWVGTVSYGLYLWHVGVMERLVERPAGSRTPTDPGWPGWLSDLGVEPSFVSLLVGTFVIALMAAATSWYLVERPLQRWKAIFDGVTRRG, from the coding sequence ATGGTCGTAGTACACCACGTGTCCTCAGCGGCGGGAGCCACTGCTGGCATGATCGCCACTCCGGCCGAGGTGATGGACTCTGGTGTGGCGGTGTTCTTCGTTCTGTCCGGATTCCTCATCTTCAGACCGTTCGCCGCTGCGATCATCGGCGGTCACGATCGCCCTCGGGTCTGGGGGTTCTGGTGGCGGCGGATACTGAGGATCGTCCCCGCGTACTGGATCGCGCTGAGCGTTCTGTGGGCCACGGGCAACGTCTTTCTGGGCGACATGTGGTGGCGGCACTACCTGTTGTTGCAGCCCTTCGATCGCTACACGGCACTGGTTGGTTTGGTGGCGGCCTGGAGCCTGAGTACCGAGGTCTGCTTCTACCTGATCGTTCCTCCCCTGGCTTGGACCGCCCATCGAATCATCGATGCCCGATCGACGCCTGCTGGTCCATCAGTTCCGGCCAGAACTTTGGGTCTGATGATTGTGCTCGTAGCCGTCGGCTCGCTGGGACCCATCGCCCGAGCTACGGCTCCTTGGTGGGCCGGTGAGAACCGGGCCCTTTCGTTTCAGTGGCTTCCCACGAACCTGGATCTGTTCGCGGCGGGAATGCTGTTGGCCGTCGGTTCGGTGTGGGCTGGGCTCCGCGCTGAGGTCGGCCTGCGCGTCGCCACCTTTACCCGCAAGGCGTGGCCGTGGTGGAGCGGCGCAGCCCTGTTGTTCGTGGCCTACGCCTATGGCGTCGGTGGCGTCGACTTCGCAGTTGGATATCAGGGTTGGTCCTGGCAGCTCCGTCAGTTCGCCTTCACGCTCTGTGCGGTCCTGTTGTTGATCCCGGCCGTGTTCGGCGATCAGGGCGACGGCTGGCTAAGGCGCCTGTGGCGATGGGGGCCGGTGGCGTGGGTGGGCACGGTGTCCTATGGGCTTTACCTGTGGCACGTCGGTGTGATGGAGCGTCTGGTCGAGCGACCTGCCGGATCTCGCACTCCCACCGATCCAGGGTGGCCAGGTTGGTTGTCCGACCTAGGGGTCGAGCCCTCGTTCGTCTCACTCCTTGTCGGAACCTTTGTGATCGCACTCATGGCGGCAGCCACAAGCTGGTATCTGGTGGAAAGGCCGCTTCAACGGTGGAAGGCCATCTTCGATGGGGTGACGCGCCGTGGGTGA
- a CDS encoding NAD(P)/FAD-dependent oxidoreductase, producing the protein MTSPEPVSPSIDPSTHQVVIIGAGPAGLTAAFQFHKAGVSSTILEADTQVGGISRTAQRDGWRFDIGGHRFFTKVQPVEDLWHEILPDEDFLMRPRKSRIFYEGKYYDYPIKASNALRNLGPVEAVRCVASYAAAQVKPPKDQTNYEGWLVARFGWRLYRTFFKTYTEKLWGVPVSEMPADWAAQRVKGLSLGNAIVNALMPKRNQKEITSLIEEFQYPKYGPGMMWEVCRDKVLAAGSTVETETVVTKVRHHDGRATAVGAIGSDGAETEYPCSDVISSMPISDLLEAMDPPPPAEVKSAAADLRYRDYLIVALVLPESLVDFDDNWIYIHDPRVRTMRIQNFGSWSPYMVKPGFNTLGLEYTVWEGDDEWTSPDEVLIERAKQELEHLGLAKAGEIQDGYVVRQAKAYPIYDDRYRANVDVLRKWLASNAANVHPVGRNGMFRYNNQDHSMFTAMLTVENILTGSTHDVWEVNVEEEYHEEKGTSPLPADRPAGSHGTGRDAPVIDRETIDKHYPPAG; encoded by the coding sequence ATGACGTCGCCCGAACCGGTCAGCCCCTCGATCGATCCCTCAACCCACCAAGTTGTGATCATCGGTGCCGGTCCGGCCGGGCTCACGGCCGCATTCCAGTTCCACAAGGCGGGGGTTTCCAGCACCATCCTCGAGGCCGATACCCAGGTTGGCGGCATTTCCCGAACTGCCCAGCGCGACGGATGGCGGTTCGACATCGGCGGCCACCGCTTCTTCACCAAGGTCCAACCGGTGGAAGACCTCTGGCACGAGATCCTGCCCGACGAGGACTTCTTGATGCGGCCTCGAAAGAGCCGCATCTTCTACGAGGGCAAGTACTACGACTACCCGATCAAGGCTTCCAACGCGCTTCGAAACCTTGGTCCTGTCGAGGCCGTGCGCTGCGTCGCCTCCTATGCCGCTGCTCAGGTCAAGCCGCCCAAGGATCAGACCAACTACGAGGGATGGCTGGTCGCCCGGTTCGGCTGGCGTCTCTACCGCACCTTCTTCAAGACCTATACCGAGAAGCTGTGGGGCGTACCGGTCAGCGAGATGCCCGCAGACTGGGCGGCCCAGAGGGTCAAGGGTCTCTCGTTGGGCAACGCCATCGTCAACGCCCTGATGCCGAAGCGAAACCAGAAGGAGATCACCTCCCTCATCGAGGAGTTCCAGTACCCCAAGTACGGCCCAGGGATGATGTGGGAGGTGTGCCGGGACAAGGTTCTAGCTGCTGGAAGTACTGTCGAGACCGAGACGGTCGTGACCAAGGTCCGCCACCACGATGGTCGGGCAACCGCCGTCGGGGCTATCGGCTCGGACGGCGCCGAGACCGAGTACCCGTGTAGCGACGTCATCTCGTCCATGCCCATCTCGGACCTGCTCGAAGCCATGGATCCGCCGCCCCCCGCCGAGGTGAAGTCAGCGGCCGCTGACCTGCGCTACCGCGACTACCTCATCGTGGCTCTGGTACTACCCGAGTCTCTCGTCGACTTCGATGACAACTGGATCTACATCCACGACCCTCGAGTGCGCACAATGCGCATCCAGAACTTCGGGTCCTGGTCTCCCTACATGGTGAAGCCTGGGTTCAACACTCTCGGTTTGGAGTACACGGTCTGGGAGGGTGACGACGAGTGGACGTCCCCAGACGAGGTGCTGATCGAGCGGGCCAAGCAGGAACTCGAGCATCTGGGCTTGGCCAAGGCTGGCGAGATCCAAGACGGCTACGTGGTCCGCCAAGCCAAGGCCTACCCCATCTACGACGACCGCTACCGCGCCAACGTAGATGTCCTCAGGAAGTGGCTCGCCTCCAACGCCGCCAACGTCCACCCTGTTGGTCGAAATGGGATGTTCCGCTACAACAACCAGGACCACTCGATGTTCACGGCGATGCTCACCGTGGAGAACATCCTCACCGGCTCGACCCACGACGTGTGGGAGGTGAACGTCGAGGAGGAGTACCACGAGGAGAAGGGCACCTCACCCCTCCCCGCCGACCGGCCCGCCGGAAGCCATGGCACGGGTCGTGATGCTCCCGTCATCGACCGCGAGACCATCGACAAGCACTACCCGCCTGCTGGCTGA
- a CDS encoding glycosyltransferase family 39 protein, with product MESPVESIMTEAHHRRSKGASGRRFDFLVLSAALLALVVRVAWGLKVARTPQGLVDPARYLGYARAIADGSGFIEPWSGFPTAYYPPGYPWFLGVITWVGQPFTDDLPVLIAMVQAVLGAVSVVLAAQVARRLAGSRGGVVAAFGMALYPNLVFHSGAILGETLYISLFLAFLVMALGRSWPEDLSPVRGLVAGVVLGLAIMVRPISLAVLPIVVIAWWMSVADLRRAMRLAVFLSSGVALCIVPWTVRNYIRMNDLVLLSTNTGDNLCIGHAPDATGAFSAEPWCATDHRFLDGPSAEVGADREKAARAIDEIIEHPGREPWLIWRRFWFMWIRDGDHDGVIAVQSYRLDPFLVGPTEARLARAADLSYWLVGVTGVIGLVGMARRRRPEDVLLVGSAVMTAVVPLAFFGDSRFKVPVIPLLIIAAATLAANREPESEVTQSLDSKKACALGHDPDSSLMKATSADQLDEVAQPAGG from the coding sequence GTGGAGAGCCCGGTCGAGTCGATCATGACCGAGGCGCACCATCGCCGATCGAAGGGGGCATCTGGTCGTCGTTTCGATTTCTTGGTCCTCAGCGCCGCCCTGCTGGCGCTGGTGGTCCGAGTGGCGTGGGGGCTGAAGGTCGCCCGAACCCCTCAGGGGCTGGTCGACCCTGCCCGCTACCTCGGCTATGCCAGGGCCATCGCCGATGGGAGCGGCTTCATCGAGCCCTGGTCCGGGTTTCCGACCGCGTACTACCCGCCGGGCTACCCGTGGTTCTTGGGTGTGATCACCTGGGTCGGCCAGCCGTTCACCGACGACCTTCCCGTGCTGATCGCCATGGTGCAGGCCGTGCTCGGGGCGGTGTCGGTGGTCCTGGCGGCACAGGTCGCGAGGCGCCTGGCCGGTTCTCGTGGTGGTGTCGTGGCGGCCTTCGGGATGGCGCTGTATCCGAACCTGGTGTTCCACAGCGGTGCGATCCTCGGTGAGACGCTCTACATCTCGCTGTTCCTGGCCTTTCTGGTCATGGCCCTAGGACGATCGTGGCCCGAGGATCTGAGTCCGGTGCGTGGCCTTGTTGCTGGCGTGGTGCTCGGTCTGGCGATCATGGTCCGACCCATCTCACTAGCGGTACTGCCCATAGTCGTGATCGCCTGGTGGATGTCGGTGGCCGACTTGCGACGGGCGATGAGGCTGGCGGTTTTTCTGAGCTCGGGGGTGGCTCTGTGCATCGTTCCGTGGACGGTTCGGAACTACATCCGGATGAACGATCTGGTCCTGTTGTCGACGAACACGGGAGACAACCTGTGCATCGGTCACGCACCCGATGCGACCGGAGCGTTCTCGGCCGAACCGTGGTGTGCTACGGACCATCGCTTCTTGGACGGTCCGTCGGCCGAGGTGGGTGCAGACCGGGAGAAGGCGGCGCGGGCAATAGACGAGATCATCGAGCACCCGGGCCGGGAACCATGGCTGATCTGGCGCCGGTTCTGGTTCATGTGGATACGCGACGGTGACCACGACGGCGTCATCGCGGTTCAGTCCTACCGCTTGGACCCATTCCTGGTCGGTCCGACCGAAGCTCGTCTGGCCCGAGCGGCCGACCTGTCCTACTGGCTGGTCGGAGTGACGGGAGTGATCGGACTGGTCGGGATGGCCCGTAGACGTCGTCCCGAGGACGTGCTGCTGGTTGGGTCCGCAGTAATGACCGCGGTGGTGCCCCTGGCATTCTTCGGTGACAGCAGATTCAAGGTCCCCGTGATTCCGCTCCTGATAATCGCGGCGGCCACACTGGCCGCTAATCGTGAGCCTGAATCAGAGGTGACCCAGTCCCTCGACTCCAAGAAGGCATGCGCGCTCGGTCATGACCCAGACAGCTCGCTGATGAAAGCGACGAGCGCCGACCAACTCGACGAGGTCGCTCAGCCAGCAGGCGGGTAG
- a CDS encoding polyprenol monophosphomannose synthase produces MDLVAHPLRGPVPCEGAGIVGSVRPVVVVPTYQEAENIGPLLRGVREAIPSAHVVVLDDASPDGTGRMAEEIGAELGQVTVLHRTAKEGLGAAYREGFSWALGQGFDVVIQMDCDLSHDPASIPALIDRLDVPAPVQCVVGSRYVPGGATPNSPFHRRLLSRWGNRYTAAVLGLGIHDVTSGFRAYRAVSLAEIHPETTRSNGYAFMSELARRLANGGHEVAEVPITFLDRAYGTSKMSVTIMVESLTLVTAWGVKERVRRWRARSSRS; encoded by the coding sequence ATGGACCTGGTAGCGCACCCTCTACGTGGTCCAGTCCCCTGCGAAGGGGCCGGTATCGTTGGTTCGGTGCGTCCCGTGGTAGTTGTCCCCACCTATCAGGAGGCGGAGAACATCGGCCCCCTGCTCCGAGGCGTCCGTGAAGCCATTCCATCGGCTCACGTGGTCGTGCTCGATGATGCCAGCCCAGATGGGACCGGGCGCATGGCCGAGGAGATCGGGGCCGAGCTCGGTCAGGTGACGGTCCTGCACCGGACCGCCAAAGAAGGTCTGGGAGCGGCCTACCGCGAGGGGTTCAGCTGGGCCCTCGGCCAGGGATTCGACGTCGTGATCCAGATGGACTGCGACCTCTCCCACGATCCGGCATCCATCCCGGCGTTGATCGACCGTCTGGATGTGCCCGCGCCGGTGCAGTGCGTTGTGGGGAGCCGATATGTCCCGGGGGGAGCCACCCCCAACTCGCCTTTCCACCGCCGCCTGCTGAGCCGTTGGGGCAACCGGTACACCGCCGCGGTGTTAGGCCTAGGCATCCATGACGTGACATCAGGCTTTCGGGCCTACCGTGCGGTGTCCCTGGCTGAGATCCACCCCGAGACCACCCGGTCGAACGGCTACGCCTTCATGAGCGAGCTAGCTCGACGTTTGGCAAACGGGGGCCATGAGGTGGCAGAGGTGCCGATCACGTTCCTTGATCGGGCCTATGGCACATCCAAGATGTCGGTCACGATCATGGTGGAGTCCCTGACCCTGGTGACGGCGTGGGGCGTCAAGGAACGGGTCCGACGGTGGAGAGCCCGGTCGAGTCGATCATGA
- a CDS encoding glycosyltransferase family 39 protein, with protein sequence MVTLVRVRSLDRTARRFVGRLTAISLAALCFRLTLLGSIAARNPDGGDPLFYHLQANFLVEGHGFSDPFLWLETGRFEPVAIHPPLFTMWLALSSALGFKGFLAHKVMSCIAGALAVFAIGVLGREAGGRGVVGARVGLVAAGLAAIYPPLWSIDGQLWPEGLFTLMVALTAWCSLRTWRTPTIGWAVATGVFLGLSALTRGEAIIMSVVLVTPVVILRDRRWTRNLGHLLAAGAACALVLAPWAIRNATQFEEFVPLSTNSDEVLVYANNPYAYGTVDGGRFLGFWFYPWQDQLRAERGGEPPGDASQRARYWGDEGRAYARAHRDRLPVVLAARVGRAWNLYAPFQNAAFDKIDGKSERVSVAGVWAWWAALSLSIPGLLLLRRRGITVIPFVGLAATVTISSLYAYGGNRFRTPLDVAVLVLAAVTIEMAVARLRAQPEVAT encoded by the coding sequence ATGGTCACGCTCGTTCGGGTCAGGTCGTTGGACCGGACCGCACGGAGGTTCGTGGGCCGGCTCACGGCGATCAGCCTGGCGGCACTTTGCTTCCGACTGACGCTGCTCGGATCCATCGCGGCCCGAAATCCCGACGGCGGAGATCCGCTCTTCTACCACCTGCAAGCCAACTTCTTGGTGGAGGGACACGGCTTCTCGGATCCATTCCTGTGGTTGGAGACCGGACGATTCGAGCCGGTTGCCATCCATCCGCCGTTGTTCACGATGTGGCTGGCCCTGTCCTCGGCGCTCGGTTTCAAGGGGTTCCTGGCCCACAAGGTGATGTCGTGCATCGCTGGAGCCCTTGCTGTGTTCGCCATCGGCGTCCTCGGCCGAGAAGCGGGTGGTCGCGGCGTGGTGGGTGCGAGGGTCGGATTGGTGGCTGCGGGACTGGCCGCCATCTATCCGCCGTTGTGGTCCATCGACGGCCAGCTCTGGCCCGAAGGGCTGTTCACCCTGATGGTCGCCCTCACCGCTTGGTGCTCGCTGCGAACGTGGCGAACGCCGACGATCGGCTGGGCGGTTGCCACTGGTGTGTTCCTCGGGCTCTCAGCGTTGACCCGGGGTGAGGCGATCATCATGTCGGTGGTGCTGGTCACCCCCGTGGTGATCTTGCGAGATCGTCGCTGGACCCGGAACCTGGGACACCTCCTGGCAGCCGGGGCTGCGTGTGCGCTGGTTCTGGCGCCCTGGGCAATTCGCAATGCAACCCAGTTCGAGGAGTTCGTCCCCTTGTCCACCAACAGTGACGAGGTGCTCGTCTATGCCAACAATCCCTACGCCTACGGCACCGTCGACGGTGGGCGGTTCTTGGGGTTCTGGTTCTATCCCTGGCAGGACCAGCTGAGGGCGGAGCGAGGCGGTGAGCCCCCGGGTGACGCGTCACAGAGGGCCCGATACTGGGGCGATGAGGGCCGCGCCTATGCCCGTGCTCACCGCGATCGCCTACCCGTGGTCCTCGCGGCCAGGGTCGGCCGAGCCTGGAACCTGTACGCACCGTTTCAGAACGCGGCATTCGACAAGATCGACGGCAAGTCCGAGCGGGTGAGCGTGGCCGGTGTGTGGGCCTGGTGGGCGGCGTTGAGCCTGTCGATCCCCGGACTGCTGCTTCTCCGTCGCCGGGGCATCACGGTGATTCCCTTCGTGGGCTTGGCGGCCACCGTCACCATCAGTTCGTTGTACGCCTATGGCGGAAACCGCTTCCGTACGCCTTTGGACGTGGCCGTGCTGGTCCTGGCCGCGGTGACCATCGAGATGGCCGTTGCCCGGCTGAGGGCGCAACCGGAGGTTGCGACATGA
- a CDS encoding acyltransferase, with protein MEPRARIRHLDGIRGVAVVLVVVYHASYLTAGWGPRLLPGGFVGVDLFFVLSGLLITRLLLEEQESTGRLAYGVFMDRRLRRLYPALVVTVAAVVWLLTATDRVGPGEGQLSAAEMAVAVAATLAYVSNVVQAWGWPYPGELSHTWSLAIEAQFYLVWPLVLIGFRALGLSRRSQIGLLTAVIGAVGVHRAIMWTDQDHYLPLYLRTDTRIDVILVGCVVGMTVHWGWWRSARWLRLPAVGGVGVLLGASFLSETGDNRMYERFGLTVVALGAAAIVASALLDPTGPVGRVSGWPPLARLGDRSYSLYLWHVPVFLTVARRLGDQPVILRVVCGLVVTAVATEVSYRLVESRLRRQPAMVDPTTGEAPHRAPDDGHVTIPDRLVGWIDGHRRGSLVLAVAVGAAPMMIAVVALGRVTWYPIGDLAQATLRQLSFWHDPPLVGPAGRIGTFERQGNHPGPAMFWFTWPLWWLLGRSSWAYQASVAALVMSSYGVAVAVTRRLAGWLGAAVVAVVGAILMRSYGAVALTQPWNPYVPLLPFLVFVVSCWAVTCRRWSNLAVAVGAGSFCVQCHVGYAPAVAAGLVVSMAMALTPTRWLGDVTDLGADGAPLDAALVTVDGPANEPSRRGWSRVLGWVGASVLVGLVMWIPPVIDQVRHEPGNISILLQTFRDQTDQVIGIRAGTRIWLTQLDPVGNWLFGTRRISSSVVPGLVLLGAWAISFALAWRRRVGALIRLDVLLGSLLPCGWYWAVRLDSTRFLYLVEWFWVLTALVVVAVMWAACIELAHRHPSGEGSNVAVSRQAVTMSVSTLAVALMVSTTSFVWTATGVEPPDMRYSRTIGALAPQTAAALDPELTYLMTWIDPDALGGNGFGMLLELERLGFRVGAGPARSAPVEPHRVLLPGQFDEVITVVSGDQKIEAARQVPGAIEIAYDDHRSEQERREYLDLQAQVMADLRAAGLSEVADGIPTSIWIGLNDPRVVGAPFDKLARMLVIGQATAVFVSDQDLGGL; from the coding sequence GTGGAACCCCGGGCGCGGATCCGTCACCTCGACGGGATCCGCGGCGTCGCCGTAGTGCTGGTGGTCGTGTACCACGCCAGCTACCTCACCGCTGGATGGGGCCCTCGGCTGCTGCCGGGTGGTTTCGTCGGGGTCGACCTCTTCTTCGTCCTGAGCGGGCTGCTGATTACCCGACTCCTGCTCGAAGAACAGGAGTCCACCGGGCGGCTGGCCTACGGCGTGTTCATGGACCGGCGCTTGCGTCGCCTGTACCCGGCGCTGGTGGTCACCGTGGCCGCGGTGGTGTGGTTGCTGACAGCCACCGACCGGGTCGGTCCAGGGGAGGGACAACTGTCGGCCGCCGAGATGGCCGTGGCGGTGGCGGCCACGCTGGCGTACGTATCCAACGTGGTGCAGGCATGGGGGTGGCCGTACCCGGGCGAGCTGTCACACACCTGGTCGTTGGCAATCGAGGCCCAGTTCTACCTGGTCTGGCCGCTGGTCCTGATCGGCTTTCGGGCACTGGGACTTTCCCGTCGATCCCAAATCGGGCTGTTGACGGCCGTGATCGGCGCGGTTGGTGTGCACCGGGCGATCATGTGGACAGACCAGGACCACTACCTACCGCTGTACCTCCGTACCGACACCCGCATCGACGTGATCCTCGTGGGATGTGTGGTCGGCATGACTGTCCATTGGGGCTGGTGGCGATCAGCGCGCTGGCTGCGCCTGCCGGCCGTGGGTGGTGTCGGAGTGCTTCTAGGCGCCAGCTTCCTGTCCGAGACCGGTGACAACAGGATGTACGAACGCTTCGGCCTCACCGTCGTAGCTCTCGGAGCGGCGGCAATAGTGGCCTCGGCCCTCCTCGATCCGACTGGGCCCGTCGGAAGGGTGTCGGGTTGGCCGCCCCTGGCCCGGCTGGGGGACCGTAGCTACAGCCTCTACCTGTGGCACGTTCCGGTGTTCTTGACCGTGGCCCGACGCCTAGGAGATCAGCCGGTGATCCTCCGAGTGGTGTGCGGGCTGGTCGTCACCGCGGTTGCTACCGAAGTCTCCTACCGTCTGGTCGAGTCTCGCTTGCGACGCCAGCCAGCGATGGTCGACCCCACCACCGGTGAGGCTCCTCATCGGGCCCCGGATGACGGTCACGTGACCATTCCAGACCGACTGGTCGGCTGGATAGACGGTCATCGACGCGGGTCCCTGGTGTTAGCAGTCGCGGTCGGTGCGGCGCCGATGATGATCGCCGTGGTGGCGCTGGGGCGAGTCACCTGGTATCCAATCGGGGACTTGGCTCAGGCCACACTTCGCCAGTTGAGCTTCTGGCATGACCCGCCGCTAGTCGGTCCGGCCGGTCGCATCGGAACCTTCGAGCGTCAAGGAAACCACCCGGGACCGGCGATGTTCTGGTTCACCTGGCCGCTCTGGTGGCTGCTGGGCCGAAGCTCGTGGGCCTACCAGGCCAGCGTGGCGGCGCTGGTGATGTCGTCCTACGGCGTTGCTGTGGCGGTCACCCGCCGCTTGGCGGGGTGGCTCGGTGCCGCGGTCGTTGCGGTGGTAGGCGCGATCCTGATGAGGTCCTATGGCGCGGTGGCACTCACCCAACCGTGGAACCCATATGTTCCGCTCCTACCGTTCCTGGTGTTCGTGGTTTCGTGTTGGGCGGTCACTTGTCGCCGTTGGTCCAACCTGGCTGTCGCGGTCGGTGCTGGATCGTTCTGCGTGCAATGCCACGTGGGATACGCCCCCGCTGTGGCGGCTGGACTCGTGGTCTCGATGGCGATGGCCCTGACCCCGACCCGATGGTTGGGTGATGTGACCGATTTGGGGGCAGACGGCGCGCCTCTGGACGCCGCGCTGGTGACCGTGGACGGTCCGGCAAATGAACCCTCACGTCGCGGCTGGTCCCGCGTCCTCGGCTGGGTCGGCGCCTCGGTGCTGGTTGGGTTGGTGATGTGGATTCCCCCGGTCATCGATCAGGTCAGACACGAGCCCGGAAACATCTCGATCCTCTTACAGACCTTCCGCGATCAAACCGATCAGGTGATCGGAATCCGGGCTGGCACCAGAATCTGGCTGACGCAGCTTGATCCGGTGGGGAACTGGCTGTTCGGCACCCGCCGGATCTCCTCGTCGGTGGTCCCGGGTCTGGTTCTGCTTGGAGCATGGGCGATCTCGTTCGCACTGGCTTGGAGGCGGCGAGTTGGCGCGCTGATCCGTCTTGACGTGTTGCTGGGATCGCTGCTGCCCTGTGGCTGGTACTGGGCGGTTCGACTCGATTCGACACGCTTCTTGTACCTCGTCGAGTGGTTCTGGGTGCTGACCGCTCTGGTGGTGGTTGCGGTCATGTGGGCCGCTTGCATAGAGCTAGCCCACCGACATCCATCTGGGGAAGGCTCCAATGTCGCGGTATCGCGGCAGGCGGTAACCATGTCGGTGTCCACGTTGGCTGTGGCCTTGATGGTGAGCACAACCTCCTTCGTGTGGACGGCGACTGGGGTCGAACCTCCAGACATGCGCTATTCGAGGACGATCGGGGCGTTGGCCCCTCAGACGGCGGCGGCGCTCGATCCGGAGCTGACATACCTGATGACGTGGATAGACCCCGATGCTCTCGGCGGCAACGGGTTCGGGATGCTGCTCGAACTGGAACGGCTGGGATTCAGGGTCGGGGCCGGTCCGGCGCGATCGGCGCCGGTGGAACCTCACCGCGTCCTTCTCCCGGGTCAGTTCGACGAGGTGATAACGGTGGTCAGCGGGGACCAGAAAATCGAGGCCGCCCGTCAGGTGCCAGGAGCCATCGAGATCGCCTACGACGACCATCGCTCAGAACAGGAACGTCGGGAGTACCTCGACCTCCAGGCTCAGGTAATGGCAGACCTGCGAGCTGCCGGACTGTCGGAGGTGGCCGACGGAATCCCCACCAGCATCTGGATAGGGCTGAACGATCCGCGCGTGGTCGGAGCCCCGTTCGACAAGCTGGCCCGGATGTTGGTGATCGGCCAAGCCACCGCCGTGTTCGTATCCGACCAGGACCTGGGAGGGCTGTGA